In a single window of the Bacteroidales bacterium genome:
- a CDS encoding LytTR family DNA-binding domain-containing protein, producing MPTAVIVEDELGARETLRELLSQHCPQINVIGEAHDVKSGIDCINRYHPDIVFLDIQMPDGDGFDLITKLSNINFNVIFTTAYSDYAIKAFKYSATHYLLKPIIADELIEAVDKASKKLQDKEVAEQMRKLFSSLPDMIKSDKLVLSTNTAITVVRLAEIIMCRSDRNYTTFYLEDGNEITVSKTLKEYENLLNTDIFFRSHRQYLVNINHIKSFQRSNGRTIKLTCDLEAPVSMRKHEQLMELLLHL from the coding sequence ATGCCAACTGCTGTAATTGTGGAAGATGAGTTGGGTGCGCGTGAAACATTGCGTGAACTTTTATCACAGCATTGCCCGCAGATAAATGTGATAGGAGAAGCTCACGATGTGAAAAGCGGCATCGACTGCATCAATCGTTACCATCCTGACATCGTTTTTCTGGACATTCAAATGCCTGATGGCGATGGATTTGATTTGATAACAAAATTATCGAACATCAATTTTAATGTGATTTTTACAACGGCCTACAGCGACTATGCAATCAAAGCTTTTAAATACAGCGCCACGCATTACTTGCTCAAACCTATTATCGCAGATGAGCTAATCGAAGCAGTAGATAAAGCATCGAAAAAGTTGCAGGACAAAGAAGTTGCCGAGCAAATGCGCAAACTCTTCAGCAGCCTGCCCGACATGATCAAATCCGACAAGCTGGTGCTTAGCACCAATACCGCCATTACCGTGGTTCGTCTTGCCGAAATTATCATGTGTCGTTCCGATCGTAACTATACCACATTTTATCTGGAAGACGGGAACGAAATCACCGTATCCAAGACGCTCAAAGAATATGAAAATTTGCTTAATACAGATATTTTCTTCAGATCACACCGTCAGTACCTTGTTAATATAAACCACATTAAGTCGTTTCAACGATCGAATGGCAGGACAATAAAACTTACCTGCGATCTCGAAGCTCCGGTGTCGATGAGAAAACACGAACAACTGATGGAACTTTTGCTGCATCTGTGA
- a CDS encoding HAD family phosphatase, whose product MQDSQNIKNLILDFGGVIYDISHQKQQDAFEALGYKGFNKVYSQARQNPLFADLECGRISDKDFRAAAKTFLGLDIADQQLDKLWNSILIGFVPERIELLKHLQKNYRLFLLSNTNSIHFQVYMREFKERFGYDFESLFEKAFWSFQIGMRKPDAEIFNMVLKSCDLKAEESLFVDDTGANIEAATAVGMSAHLLAAPQELSDLFDHSYQLL is encoded by the coding sequence ATGCAAGATTCACAAAATATCAAAAATCTAATTCTCGATTTCGGAGGTGTTATTTACGACATCAGTCACCAAAAACAACAAGATGCCTTCGAGGCTCTCGGCTACAAAGGATTCAACAAAGTCTATTCGCAAGCACGCCAAAACCCGTTATTTGCTGATTTGGAATGTGGCCGTATTTCAGATAAGGATTTCAGAGCTGCTGCCAAAACATTCCTCGGGCTGGATATTGCCGACCAGCAACTCGATAAACTTTGGAATAGCATCCTGATAGGTTTTGTGCCTGAGCGTATCGAATTGCTGAAGCATCTGCAGAAAAACTATCGGCTTTTTTTGCTTAGCAACACCAACAGCATTCATTTCCAGGTTTACATGCGCGAGTTTAAAGAACGATTTGGTTATGATTTCGAATCGCTTTTTGAGAAAGCATTTTGGTCGTTTCAGATCGGCATGCGTAAGCCCGACGCTGAAATCTTTAATATGGTGCTCAAAAGTTGTGATCTTAAAGCTGAGGAATCCCTGTTTGTCGACGACACAGGCGCTAACATTGAAGCAGCCACTGCGGTGGGAATGTCGGCACACCTGCTTGCTGCCCCTCAGGAGCTTTCTGATCTTTTCGACCACAGCTACCAGCTTTTGTAG
- a CDS encoding isocitrate dehydrogenase (NADP(+)), with protein sequence MTKIKVHNPVVELDGDEMTRIIWAMIKEKLIFPYLDLDIKYYDLGIEKRDETNDQITIDAAHAIAKYNVGIKCATITPDEKRVEEFGLKKMWRSPNGTIRNILGGTVFREPILIKNVPRLVPGWTAPICIGRHAFGDQYSATDFRVHGKGKLTITFTPDDGKPVQSYDVYSFENDGVAMAMYNTDESIRGFAHACFNMALQKRWPLYLSTKNTILKKYDGRFKDIFQEIFEDEYQSQFSEAGITYEHRLIDDMVAAALKWEGNFVWACKNYDGDVQSDTVAQGFGSLGLMTSVLVTPDGKTMEAEAAHGTVTRHYRMHEQGKPTSTNPIASIFAWTRGLAHRGRLDNKQPLIDFAASLEQVCIETVESGQMTKDLALLIHGAKLTTKDYLNTENFLDALGNNLRKKLNR encoded by the coding sequence ATGACGAAAATCAAAGTACACAATCCTGTTGTCGAATTGGATGGCGACGAAATGACCCGGATAATATGGGCGATGATCAAAGAAAAACTCATCTTCCCATACCTCGATCTGGATATAAAATATTACGACCTGGGCATCGAGAAACGCGACGAAACCAACGACCAGATTACCATCGATGCAGCTCATGCCATTGCCAAATACAATGTTGGGATAAAATGTGCCACCATTACACCTGACGAAAAAAGAGTAGAAGAATTTGGATTGAAGAAAATGTGGCGTTCGCCCAATGGCACTATCCGAAACATATTGGGAGGAACGGTTTTCAGGGAGCCTATTTTGATAAAAAATGTACCTCGTCTGGTTCCGGGATGGACCGCTCCTATTTGCATCGGGCGTCACGCATTTGGCGATCAATACAGTGCTACCGATTTCCGCGTGCATGGCAAAGGCAAACTCACCATCACTTTTACACCCGACGACGGAAAACCGGTGCAGAGTTATGATGTTTACAGCTTTGAAAACGACGGTGTGGCAATGGCCATGTACAACACCGACGAATCTATCCGTGGATTTGCCCACGCCTGCTTCAATATGGCGCTACAAAAACGATGGCCGCTTTATCTCTCCACAAAAAATACCATCTTGAAAAAGTACGATGGCCGTTTCAAAGATATCTTTCAGGAGATTTTTGAAGATGAATACCAATCCCAATTTTCTGAAGCCGGCATCACTTACGAGCATCGCCTCATCGACGACATGGTGGCTGCTGCACTGAAGTGGGAAGGCAATTTTGTGTGGGCTTGCAAAAATTATGATGGCGACGTACAATCCGATACCGTTGCGCAGGGTTTTGGCTCGCTGGGGCTGATGACCTCCGTGCTGGTGACACCTGACGGTAAAACCATGGAAGCCGAAGCTGCGCATGGAACCGTTACGCGGCACTACCGGATGCACGAGCAAGGAAAACCTACTTCTACCAACCCGATAGCTTCCATCTTTGCCTGGACACGGGGGCTGGCGCACCGCGGGCGCCTCGACAATAAACAGCCGCTGATCGACTTTGCGGCAAGCCTTGAGCAGGTGTGCATCGAAACCGTGGAATCAGGCCAGATGACCAAAGATCTGGCGTTGCTCATCCACGGCGCAAAGCTTACCACTAAAGATTATCTCAACACCGAAAACTTCTTGGATGCACTCGGTAATAATCTTAGGAAAAAACTGAACAGATAA
- a CDS encoding citrate (Si)-synthase, translated as MASLKEKLRQKIEEHRPRTERLLKEYGDVVVDKITIAQVIGGMRGLKSLVTDISYLDPEEGIRYRNYTLPEVFEKLPKPKGAEMPYVEGLFYLLLTGDIPNQAEVDDVVDEFRKRRIVPRYVYDVIDAFPCCSHPMAIFANAILTLHRESFFAKKYAAGISKNEYWDPTFEDAMNLLAKLPEIASYIYAKLYRDGKRTQSDPNLDIGADFAHMMMKPKPYDDVSRLHFIIHSDHESGNVSAHTGHLVASTLADIYQAIAAMINGLAGPLHGLANQEVLRWLQELKEKMGDEVPTEDEMKQFVWDTLNSGQVIPGYGHAVLRKTDPRYTIQREFSLKHMADDKLFKYVDMLYKVVPPILKEQGKAKNPWPNLDAQTGVIQWHYGVTEYDFYTVLFGVGRSIGICANIIWDRALHYPLERPKSITTDMLEKIAGIK; from the coding sequence ATGGCCAGCTTAAAAGAAAAATTAAGACAAAAAATAGAAGAGCATCGCCCACGCACCGAACGGCTGCTCAAAGAATACGGCGACGTGGTGGTGGATAAAATTACCATCGCGCAAGTGATCGGCGGCATGCGCGGACTCAAGAGCCTCGTTACCGATATATCCTATCTCGATCCGGAAGAAGGCATCCGTTATCGCAACTACACCCTGCCCGAGGTTTTTGAAAAACTCCCCAAACCCAAAGGCGCCGAAATGCCATACGTGGAAGGACTTTTTTACCTGCTGCTCACCGGTGATATTCCCAACCAGGCCGAAGTGGACGACGTAGTGGATGAATTTCGCAAGCGACGCATTGTGCCTCGTTACGTTTATGATGTCATCGATGCATTCCCATGTTGCAGCCATCCGATGGCCATCTTTGCCAATGCCATCCTGACGCTTCACCGCGAATCGTTTTTTGCAAAAAAATATGCTGCCGGCATCAGCAAAAATGAATATTGGGATCCTACTTTTGAGGATGCCATGAATCTGCTGGCAAAGCTACCCGAGATAGCTTCGTACATATACGCAAAGCTTTACCGCGACGGCAAACGCACCCAAAGCGATCCTAACCTCGACATCGGCGCCGACTTCGCACACATGATGATGAAGCCCAAACCCTACGACGATGTATCGCGGCTGCATTTTATCATCCACAGCGACCATGAAAGCGGCAACGTAAGCGCGCACACCGGACACCTGGTGGCAAGCACTCTTGCCGACATTTATCAGGCAATAGCCGCCATGATCAACGGGCTGGCAGGACCTCTGCATGGACTGGCAAATCAGGAGGTGCTGCGCTGGCTGCAGGAACTAAAAGAAAAAATGGGCGATGAGGTACCCACCGAAGATGAGATGAAACAATTTGTGTGGGATACCCTCAACTCGGGGCAGGTGATTCCCGGCTATGGGCACGCCGTGCTACGCAAGACCGACCCACGCTACACCATCCAGCGCGAGTTTAGCCTCAAGCACATGGCCGACGACAAACTATTTAAATACGTCGACATGCTTTACAAAGTGGTGCCACCCATCCTGAAAGAACAAGGCAAAGCTAAAAACCCGTGGCCCAATCTTGACGCTCAAACCGGTGTCATCCAGTGGCATTACGGCGTTACCGAATACGACTTCTACACAGTGCTCTTCGGTGTTGGCCGCTCTATAGGTATCTGCGCCAACATCATCTGGGACCGCGCCTTGCATTATCCGCTTGAGCGTCCCAAATCCATAACCACCGACATGCTCGAAAAAATAGCAGGAATAAAATAA
- a CDS encoding secondary thiamine-phosphate synthase enzyme YjbQ — translation MTHQIEFRLPAFRRGIHLITDYISAQLPTLPEQGLLHVFLMHTSAGLIINENADPTVLSDMETFFDKYVPENQSWYCHTMEGSDDMPAHIKTALTGTSVTIPIRNGRMHLGTWQGIYLCEYRNHGGERKICATVMG, via the coding sequence ATGACGCACCAAATCGAATTTCGATTGCCCGCCTTTCGCCGCGGCATCCACCTCATCACCGACTACATCAGTGCACAACTTCCCACTCTGCCAGAGCAGGGTTTGTTGCATGTTTTCCTTATGCACACCTCGGCAGGATTGATCATCAACGAAAATGCTGATCCTACCGTGCTCAGCGATATGGAAACTTTTTTTGATAAATATGTGCCCGAAAACCAAAGCTGGTATTGCCACACCATGGAAGGCTCCGACGACATGCCGGCACATATCAAAACTGCTCTCACCGGCACTTCGGTAACCATTCCTATCCGCAATGGCCGCATGCACCTGGGTACCTGGCAGGGAATTTATCTCTGCGAATACCGCAACCACGGCGGCGAACGCAAAATCTGCGCGACGGTGATGGGGTGA
- a CDS encoding T9SS type A sorting domain-containing protein, with product MKKSTFLIFALILFIGSGLMAQVPNGDFENWEINLSGGEQPEGWMAPFSMGDFSNVLKVEGRTGYGVELKAAEVPDFGIVAPIIITEPFAVNQRHAKLTGYIKGAPLDNDTLMIFAGMFLDNENVIGAGIGVVAKTFEDFSPFTINIFYEGTATPDSCVISFILGNSQNTATPGSSYTIDDLSFSGFAGQEELSPVFAGIGQAYPNPVASELTIPFELQSADEISVAVFDISGRVLQRQAAQRFMPGANQIKMNVSDLPTGNYFYTLVPSDGISTSRKFIVR from the coding sequence ATGAAAAAAAGTACATTTTTAATTTTCGCTCTTATTTTATTTATTGGCTCGGGCCTAATGGCACAGGTTCCCAACGGGGACTTCGAAAATTGGGAGATAAACCTGTCGGGTGGTGAACAACCCGAGGGATGGATGGCTCCTTTTAGCATGGGGGATTTTTCTAACGTCCTGAAGGTAGAAGGCAGAACAGGCTATGGCGTCGAACTCAAGGCCGCTGAGGTTCCCGATTTTGGCATTGTTGCACCCATTATCATAACCGAGCCGTTTGCTGTCAATCAGCGTCATGCTAAGCTCACCGGCTACATTAAAGGTGCGCCACTGGACAACGACACCTTGATGATTTTCGCCGGGATGTTTTTGGATAACGAAAACGTTATAGGTGCCGGTATCGGGGTGGTTGCAAAAACGTTTGAAGACTTTTCACCCTTCACCATAAACATCTTTTATGAAGGCACCGCTACACCCGATTCATGTGTTATTTCATTTATCTTAGGAAACAGCCAGAACACAGCCACGCCAGGATCATCCTATACCATCGACGATCTGTCGTTTTCGGGTTTTGCAGGCCAGGAAGAGCTAAGCCCGGTTTTTGCCGGAATAGGACAAGCGTATCCCAACCCTGTCGCCAGTGAACTTACCATTCCGTTTGAGCTGCAGTCGGCCGATGAGATTTCCGTTGCTGTTTTCGACATCTCCGGAAGAGTGTTGCAACGACAAGCCGCACAACGCTTTATGCCAGGCGCCAACCAAATAAAGATGAATGTTTCGGATTTGCCAACAGGCAATTATTTCTATACCCTCGTCCCTTCCGACGGCATCAGTACCTCACGCAAGTTTATCGTGCGATAA
- a CDS encoding ACP phosphodiesterase, producing MNYLAHLFLSFGDPKIMVGNFIADSVKGKQFLAFAPEIQHGIILHRHIDTFTDQHPVTAQSRQRIRSRYRKYSGVIVDIYYDHFLAANWKDYSEQSLQLYTKNAYRVLFAHYLVMPPRMKRVLAGMAMGNWLASYAFIDNVGMALSGLAQRTRFDSQMQHATEELVMYYEELKNDFLCFFPDLVAYAQQQIPEIKKELLIKT from the coding sequence ATGAATTATCTGGCACATCTTTTCCTCTCGTTTGGTGACCCCAAAATCATGGTGGGCAACTTTATTGCCGACAGTGTAAAAGGAAAGCAGTTTCTCGCTTTTGCACCCGAAATACAGCATGGCATCATTCTGCATCGGCACATCGACACCTTCACCGACCAGCACCCGGTAACGGCACAAAGTCGCCAGCGTATCCGCAGCCGCTACCGAAAATATTCGGGAGTGATCGTTGACATTTACTACGATCATTTTCTGGCTGCCAACTGGAAAGACTACTCAGAGCAGTCGCTGCAGCTCTATACTAAAAACGCTTATCGTGTTCTCTTTGCCCATTATCTGGTGATGCCGCCGCGCATGAAACGTGTGCTTGCGGGTATGGCAATGGGAAACTGGCTGGCCTCTTATGCTTTTATCGACAATGTAGGGATGGCGCTGAGCGGCTTGGCGCAACGAACCCGCTTCGATTCGCAGATGCAGCATGCTACTGAGGAACTGGTGATGTATTATGAGGAATTGAAAAATGATTTCCTTTGTTTTTTTCCTGACCTTGTGGCTTATGCCCAACAACAGATTCCGGAAATTAAAAAAGAACTATTGATTAAAACATAA
- the meaB gene encoding methylmalonyl Co-A mutase-associated GTPase MeaB codes for MSDNDHHHPSALHVNAGVPQPEQVSKSSVERFKRAGRKVLTAREYADGILAGDRVLLSQAITLVESSRQQHHELAQDIISRCLPHAGNSIRIGITGVPGVGKSTFIEALGTHLTALGHQLAVLAIDPSSTRTKGSILGDKTRMEDLSVDKNAFIRPSPSSGSLGGVARKTRESIILCEAAGFDVIFVETVGVGQSETTVHGMVDFFLLLMLAGAGDELQGIKRGIMEMADIICINKADGDNKLAAQRAMVEYKNALHLFPPAPSGWTPPVQTCSARAGTGIIEMWDSVQEYLDKTRENGFFQENRQEQKNLTLREAIDEILQSDFYNDGKIKASLPQMQKAVRYDEVSAYVAARRLVDLYDQQQSGNNQP; via the coding sequence ATGTCCGATAACGATCATCATCATCCTTCTGCATTGCATGTCAATGCCGGCGTGCCGCAGCCTGAGCAGGTCAGCAAATCTTCCGTTGAGCGTTTTAAGCGTGCCGGGCGCAAGGTGCTCACCGCACGTGAATATGCTGACGGAATCCTTGCGGGCGACCGCGTCCTGCTTAGTCAGGCCATCACCTTGGTAGAAAGTTCGCGGCAGCAGCATCACGAGCTGGCGCAGGATATTATAAGCCGATGTCTGCCGCATGCCGGAAACTCGATTCGCATAGGAATTACCGGCGTTCCAGGCGTAGGCAAGAGTACTTTCATCGAAGCGCTGGGTACGCATCTTACCGCACTTGGTCATCAGTTGGCGGTGCTGGCCATCGACCCCAGCAGCACCCGCACCAAAGGCAGTATCCTGGGCGACAAAACGCGCATGGAAGACCTCTCTGTCGATAAAAATGCATTCATCCGCCCTTCGCCTTCTTCAGGTTCTTTGGGTGGCGTGGCGCGCAAAACCCGCGAATCCATTATCCTTTGTGAGGCGGCAGGTTTTGATGTGATTTTTGTAGAGACTGTTGGCGTCGGACAATCAGAGACTACCGTGCACGGCATGGTTGACTTTTTTCTGTTGCTTATGCTGGCCGGAGCCGGCGACGAACTGCAGGGCATCAAACGCGGCATCATGGAGATGGCCGACATTATCTGCATAAACAAAGCTGACGGCGACAACAAGTTGGCCGCCCAGCGTGCCATGGTTGAATATAAAAATGCCCTACACCTGTTTCCGCCAGCTCCTTCCGGATGGACACCGCCGGTACAGACCTGTTCGGCTCGCGCTGGTACCGGCATCATAGAGATGTGGGACAGCGTGCAGGAGTATCTTGACAAAACGCGTGAAAATGGGTTTTTTCAGGAAAACCGGCAGGAACAGAAAAACCTTACCCTTCGAGAGGCCATAGATGAAATTTTGCAAAGCGATTTTTATAATGATGGTAAAATAAAAGCCTCGCTTCCGCAAATGCAAAAGGCGGTTCGTTACGATGAAGTAAGCGCTTACGTGGCTGCCCGCCGATTGGTTGATTTGTACGATCAGCAGCAATCAGGCAACAATCAGCCGTGA
- the pyrI gene encoding aspartate carbamoyltransferase regulatory subunit yields MENNEQRKELKVSAIENGTVIDHIPANSLFKVIKILSLENLEEQVLFGTNLESKKYGRKGIVKVSNKFFESDEVNKIALVAPNASLIEIRDYKVVQKSRVQIPDRIQKIVRCFNPNCITNHEHITTSFDVIKDEESLKLRCRYCEKTTLREDAVFL; encoded by the coding sequence ATGGAAAATAACGAGCAAAGAAAAGAACTCAAAGTGTCGGCCATCGAAAACGGAACGGTTATCGACCACATCCCGGCCAACAGTCTTTTTAAAGTTATCAAGATTCTCAGTCTTGAAAACCTCGAAGAGCAGGTGCTTTTTGGTACCAACCTGGAAAGCAAAAAATATGGTCGCAAAGGTATCGTGAAGGTGAGCAACAAGTTTTTTGAAAGCGACGAGGTGAACAAGATCGCACTGGTAGCGCCTAATGCGTCGCTTATTGAGATACGTGATTATAAAGTGGTGCAAAAATCAAGGGTTCAAATTCCTGATCGCATACAAAAGATCGTCCGGTGTTTCAATCCCAACTGCATCACCAACCATGAGCATATCACCACAAGTTTTGATGTAATAAAAGATGAGGAATCGCTGAAGCTGCGATGTCGTTATTGTGAAAAAACAACCTTGCGGGAAGATGCTGTGTTTCTTTAA
- the pyrB gene encoding aspartate carbamoyltransferase, producing the protein MKNRSLISINDFSKEEQIKILDIAEGFEQQPTQKILEDYVVAMLFFEPSTRTRLSFESAASRLGAKVIGFDSVASSSVSKGESLNDTILTVSNYSDIIVMRHPVDGSARYASEVSPVPVINAGDGSNQHPTQTLLDMYSIRKTQGTLDNLNIAFVGDLKYGRTVHSLTMALKQYNTTFHLVSPTELKLPSYVKRHIKENNLSYYQYIDLLEVIPKVDIIYMTRIQKERFSDPLEYERVKNAYNLSNGMLAGSRANMAIMHPLPRVNEIAADVDSNPKAYYFHQALNGVFVRQALLAAILGVK; encoded by the coding sequence ATGAAAAACAGGAGTTTAATATCTATCAATGACTTCAGCAAGGAGGAGCAGATTAAGATTCTGGACATCGCCGAAGGATTTGAGCAGCAGCCAACCCAGAAGATCCTCGAAGACTATGTGGTGGCCATGCTTTTCTTTGAGCCATCCACACGCACACGGCTCAGCTTCGAGAGTGCAGCGTCGCGGCTGGGCGCCAAAGTAATTGGCTTCGACTCGGTAGCTTCGTCGAGTGTGAGCAAAGGCGAATCGCTCAACGACACCATACTCACGGTGAGCAACTACAGCGACATTATCGTGATGCGCCATCCGGTTGACGGCAGTGCGCGCTATGCCAGCGAAGTGTCGCCGGTGCCTGTAATTAATGCCGGCGACGGTTCCAACCAGCATCCCACCCAAACTCTGCTCGACATGTATTCGATACGAAAGACGCAAGGGACGCTCGATAATCTCAACATTGCTTTCGTGGGTGATCTCAAATACGGGCGCACTGTGCATTCGCTTACCATGGCGCTTAAGCAATACAACACTACTTTTCACCTGGTGTCGCCCACGGAGCTTAAGCTGCCGAGCTATGTTAAGCGGCATATCAAAGAAAACAACCTTTCTTATTATCAGTACATCGACTTGCTGGAGGTAATACCAAAGGTGGACATCATCTACATGACGCGCATCCAGAAAGAGCGCTTTTCTGATCCGCTCGAATACGAGCGCGTAAAAAATGCATACAATCTGAGCAACGGCATGCTGGCCGGGTCTCGTGCGAATATGGCTATTATGCATCCGCTGCCACGCGTCAACGAAATTGCCGCCGACGTCGATAGCAACCCCAAAGCCTATTATTTTCACCAGGCACTCAACGGCGTTTTTGTGCGTCAGGCACTGCTGGCCGCTATTCTGGGCGTTAAGTAG
- the ung gene encoding uracil-DNA glycosylase: MATVNPTIEAGWGAALGEHFQSPYFAQLKDFLLQERQQHRVYPAGKHIFNAFDLTPFDKVKVVILGQDPYHGPGQAHGLCFSVMQGVAPPPSLVNIFKELQSDLGMPVPNHGDLSRWAEQGVLLLNATLTVRAGVAGSHQNKGWETFTDAAIQKLATQRDHLVFLLWGNYAINKQRLIDAEKHCILTSPHPSPLSASRGFFGNHHFSKANDYLKQHGINEIDWRL, translated from the coding sequence ATGGCTACCGTAAATCCAACGATTGAGGCTGGCTGGGGAGCTGCTCTCGGGGAGCATTTCCAGTCGCCCTACTTTGCACAACTCAAAGACTTTCTGCTGCAGGAGCGGCAACAGCACCGGGTCTATCCCGCCGGAAAACACATCTTCAACGCTTTCGATCTCACGCCTTTCGACAAGGTAAAAGTGGTAATATTAGGCCAGGATCCGTATCATGGCCCCGGTCAGGCGCACGGGCTTTGTTTTTCGGTGATGCAGGGAGTGGCGCCGCCACCGTCGCTTGTGAATATTTTTAAAGAGCTACAAAGCGATCTGGGGATGCCGGTGCCCAATCATGGCGACCTGAGCCGCTGGGCCGAACAAGGCGTGCTGCTGCTCAACGCCACACTTACCGTGCGGGCGGGAGTGGCAGGCTCGCACCAAAACAAAGGGTGGGAGACTTTTACCGATGCAGCTATTCAAAAACTCGCCACCCAACGCGATCATCTGGTTTTTCTGCTGTGGGGAAATTACGCCATTAACAAACAGCGCCTTATCGATGCGGAGAAACACTGCATCCTCACCTCGCCACATCCTTCGCCACTTTCGGCAAGCCGCGGATTTTTTGGCAATCACCATTTTTCCAAAGCCAACGACTACCTGAAGCAGCATGGTATAAACGAGATCGACTGGCGATTATAA
- a CDS encoding DUF2147 domain-containing protein, with protein sequence MTKSITRSLSIIMIIMFAFAPGNVAAQVAADEVTGIWLNEDKDAHVEIENRSGKYYGEIVWLKTPIDPETGKARLDDKNPDAVSQKRPLMGLLLLSEFVFDGDDEWKNGTVYDPKSGKTYSCYMEFTDKTKNKLKVRGYIGISLLGRTTYWTRVE encoded by the coding sequence ATGACAAAAAGCATAACACGCTCGCTCAGCATCATAATGATAATAATGTTTGCCTTTGCTCCGGGCAATGTTGCGGCGCAGGTGGCCGCCGATGAAGTAACAGGCATCTGGCTCAACGAAGACAAAGATGCTCATGTGGAAATCGAAAACCGCAGTGGTAAATATTATGGCGAAATCGTATGGCTCAAAACCCCCATCGACCCAGAAACCGGCAAAGCCAGACTCGACGACAAAAATCCGGATGCTGTCTCGCAAAAGCGTCCTCTCATGGGACTGCTATTACTTTCCGAATTTGTATTCGATGGCGATGACGAATGGAAAAACGGCACCGTTTACGATCCCAAAAGCGGCAAAACCTACAGTTGCTACATGGAGTTTACCGACAAAACCAAAAACAAGCTAAAGGTGCGTGGCTACATCGGCATATCGCTGCTGGGCCGCACTACCTACTGGACGCGGGTGGAATAA
- a CDS encoding lysophospholipid acyltransferase family protein, with the protein MRFKFTFRNVLFVINIIILALLTPIVLVPALLAYLVRANKFADRYTNAMSSFYARQMLFVGGAKVKIHGLENLPTSNRVCFVSNHQGLADIPLIVGFIPKTIGFIAKKELGRVPFLNVWMRAMHCLLIDRKNVRQSLTIIERGSQQIQQGHPMVIFPEGTRSRSRRMGKFKPGAFKLVIGANAIAVPLTIDGTYKIVEATGKITPVTVQLTIHPPVDVSLLSEEEKKTLHSDFADIIASVLK; encoded by the coding sequence ATGCGATTTAAGTTTACTTTCCGTAATGTGTTGTTTGTAATCAACATCATCATCCTGGCGTTGCTTACACCGATTGTCCTTGTGCCGGCGCTGCTGGCCTATCTTGTAAGAGCCAACAAATTTGCCGACCGTTACACCAACGCCATGAGTTCGTTTTATGCGCGACAAATGCTTTTTGTTGGCGGTGCCAAAGTAAAAATCCATGGGTTGGAAAATTTGCCCACAAGCAATCGGGTGTGCTTTGTGAGCAACCATCAGGGACTTGCCGATATTCCGCTTATCGTAGGATTTATCCCAAAAACGATTGGTTTTATTGCTAAAAAGGAGCTGGGACGTGTTCCGTTTCTCAACGTTTGGATGCGTGCCATGCATTGCCTTTTGATCGATCGGAAAAATGTGCGGCAGTCGCTCACCATCATCGAGCGTGGCAGCCAGCAGATACAGCAGGGACATCCGATGGTGATATTTCCGGAAGGCACGCGAAGCAGGAGCCGTCGCATGGGAAAGTTTAAGCCCGGAGCTTTCAAACTCGTGATTGGAGCCAACGCCATTGCTGTGCCGCTCACGATCGACGGCACTTATAAAATAGTGGAAGCTACCGGAAAAATCACCCCTGTCACCGTGCAGCTCACCATACATCCGCCGGTGGATGTGAGCCTGCTAAGCGAAGAAGAAAAGAAAACGCTGCACAGCGATTTTGCAGACATCATCGCATCGGTATTAAAATAA